From Ptychodera flava strain L36383 chromosome 2, AS_Pfla_20210202, whole genome shotgun sequence, the proteins below share one genomic window:
- the LOC139120814 gene encoding periodic tryptophan protein 1 homolog — protein sequence MVRSVVSCVAWVTKGAAKEEPEKVKLDKEQLEKLIKEAKEQLDDAEAEDQDVGAENGGAVGGSNVDDELAEYDLDHYDDEPDMDGGSKNLVDSLAGLTMYADEDDDPYITIKDEDEEDIEDFKIKPSDNLILVGKAEEECSNLEIFVYNEADDILYCHHDIMLSAFPLALEWLNFDPGEDKPGNFVAVGNMTPVIEIWDLDLVDSVEPAFTLGEYQMKKKKKKSKEKVDSHKDAVLDLSWNRHARNVLASASADHTVALWDLSQGKTVSVLKQHTDKVQTLEWHPFEAQSLLTGAFDKNVKVFDCRKADQAHMNWSFNGEIERVLWNHFSPYNFLASTDKGYVYYMDVRQQQAIFTLSAHSEAVTGLALSSQIPGCLVTTSADKNVKVWDIQNNKPECVLSKDFKMGALTCVHCCPDEAAVMATGGEKEGLRVFDIMAYTAVANHFGNRELVVVDMAVNSTSSQASAVMEEDGAVAVEDVTMETEAANTEQSDSQVVGGTKKKKKKKKKKS from the exons ATGGTCAGATCAGTTGTGTCGTGCGTTGCCTGGGTGACAAAGGGAGCAGCCAAGGAAGAGCCTGAGAAAGTAAAACTTGACAAAGAACAGCTTGAGAAACTCATCAAGGAGGCAAAAGAGCAACTTGATGATGCGGAAGCTGAAGATCAAGATGTTGGTGCTGAGAATGGTGGCGCTGTAGGAGGAAGCAATGTTGATGATGAACTTGCTGAGTATGACTTAGATCATTATGATGATGAGCCTGACATGG ATGGTGGCAGCAAGAATCTGGTGGACTCCCTAGCTGGACTAACTATGTATgcagatgaagatgatgatccATACATTACAATCAAAGATGAG GATGAAGAGGATATtgaagatttcaaaattaaaccttcagataatttaattttggttggaaaagcAGAAGAAGAATGCAGCAACTTGGAAATATTTG TTTACAATGAAGCTGATGACATTTTGTATTGCCATCATGATATCATGCTATCTGCATTCCCATTGGCTCTAGAGTGGTTGAACTTTGACCCCGGAGAGGACAAACCAG GCAATTTTGTTGCCGTAGGTAACATGACACCTGTGATTGAAATTTGGGATTTAGATCTTGTAGACTCTGTGGAGCCGGCATTTACACTGGGTGAATACCagatgaagaaaaagaaaaag AAATCAAAAGAGAAAGTTGACAGTCACAAAGACGCAGTGTTGGATCTGTCTTGGAACAGACATGCAAGGAATGTACTAGCCAGTGCGTCAGCTGATCACACTGTTGCATTGTGGGATTTGTCACAAGGCAAAACAGTTTCAGTTCTCAAACAACACACTGACAAG GTACAAACACTGGAATGGCATCCATTTGAAGCACAATCACTGCTTACAGGGGCTTTTGATAA GAATGTAAAAGTGTTTGATTGTAGGAAAGCTGACCAAGCCCACATGAACTGGTCGTTCAATGGAGAGATTGAAAGGGTGTTGTGGAATCACTTTTCACCGTACAATTTCCTG GCCAGTACAGATAAGGGTTATGTATATTACATGGACGTGAGACAACAACAGGCAATATTTACATTATCTGCACATTCAGAGGCTGTGACTGGCCTTGCTCTCAGCAGTCAAATTCCTGGTTGCCTGGTAACAACATCtgctgataaaaatgtcaaagtctggGATATCCAG AACAACAAACCTGAATGTGTGCTCTCAAAAGACTTCAAGATGGGAGCCCTCACTTGCGTCCATTGCTGTCCTGATGAAGCAGCCGTCATGGCAACAGGAGGAGAGAAGGAAGGATTGAGAGTGTTTGATATCATGGCATATACCGCAG TTGCAAATCATTTTGGAAACAGGGAGCTTGTAGTAGTCGACATGGCGGTCAATTCAACCTCTAGCCAAGCTTCAGCTGTGATGGAAGAAGATGGCGCCGTTGCTGTGGAAGATGTTACCATGGAGACTGAAGCAGCTAATACTGAACAGAGTGATTCTCAGGTTGTCGGGGgaacaaagaaaaagaaaaaaaagaaaaagaagaaatcatAG
- the LOC139120823 gene encoding uncharacterized protein: MANSFIQKELEELKKKYGTDLPGSELISCHPVSVRIRFVKTQHRQFDVCVQFSEKYPTTPIIIELKSKTIPEKLLAGLTNLSDEEAKKLLGKQQVLPVMKFLWQFLNDNPFTVCSEELSYIKKSLITDKDEIKTKQKSGVITMTINQDNYYFQLKFTVPEDYPCTQVSIEERGNNFPKHFSTVFISQAVELARRQIQPPLKKKPKDPPFEPKPSLKLVAEFLVKDCVRRYPKEPCQICKENGFPPDPKSVVTDESSDRFLERVYCAHLYHRGCLDTYMKTPPFTGGKLCPGCKQRIYHGEWNITPKLAEDRWAHKEAKRRELDEVVDFLE; this comes from the exons ATGGCCAACTCATTTATACAGAAAGAACTGGAGGAGCTCAAGAAGAAATACGGAACAGATCTCCCCGGCAGTGAATTGATATCGTGCCATCCAGTGTCTGTCAGGATACGATTTGT GAAAACTCAGCATCGGCAGTTTGACGTGTGCGTACAGTTCTCTGAAAAGTATCCGACCACTCCCATCATTATAGAGTTGAAAAGTAAAACAATCCCGGAAAAACTATTGGCTGGTTTAACAAATCTCAGTGATGAGGAAGCAAAGAAACTATTAGGAAAGCAACAG GTTCTACCAGTAATGAAATTTCTGTGGCAGTTTCTGAATGACAATCCGTTCACGGTCTGCAGTGAGGAACTGAGCTACATCAAAAAGTCACTCATCACAGACAAAgatgaaatcaaaacaaaacagaagtcAGGTGTCATCACCATGACGATTAATCAAGATAATTATTACTTTCAACTAAAATTTACAGTCCCTGAAGACTACCCTTGTACGCAAGTTAG CATAGAAGAAAGAGGTAACAATTTTCCAAAGCATTTCAGTACAGTATTTATAAGCCAGGCAGTGGAGTTAGCCAGACGGCAAATTCAACCTCCCCTGAAGAAAAAACCAAA AGATCCTCCGTTTGAACCGAAACCATCGTTAAAATTAGTAGCAGAATTTCTTGTCAAAGACTGTGTAAGACGCTACCCTAAAGAGCCTTGCCAGATTTGTAAAGAGAATGGATTTCCTCCAGATCCAAAG AGTGTTGTAACAGATGAAAGCAGTGACAGATTTTTAGAGAGAGTTTACTGTGCTCATTTATACCATCGTGGCTGTCTTGATACCTATATGAAAACACCACCATTTACAG GTGGCAAACTATGCCCTGGATGTAAACAGAGGATATACCACGGTGAATGGAATATCACTCCAAAACTCGCAGAAGACAGATGGGCACATAAAGAAGCCAAGAGGAGAGAACTTGACGAAGTGGTGGACTTTCTTgaataa